The following coding sequences are from one Microtus pennsylvanicus isolate mMicPen1 chromosome 1, mMicPen1.hap1, whole genome shotgun sequence window:
- the LOC142857446 gene encoding uncharacterized protein LOC142857446 isoform X2 has translation MSSNYTSTPLAPGDLGSSCERSVSFMDVSIDFSRDEWQHLDPDQRSLYRDVMQETYSHLRSVEELQQVGGQKGTCQQIENKSASDVIFIKKTLDTKSRCGSKVIRKIIHVNPYIVLPPKRPHQCDSLGNDLKHNLELQSHNENNRPEKIKKITEYDKNSSSTNAEHTVTGKKLWDQNQCGKALNYEQVPYQYQKIYIGENSYECAEFGKLSTQKSQFKVHMKSHTGEKLYVCVECGKAFSQKPEFITHQKTHTREKPYKCNDCGKSFFQVSSLFRHKRFHTGEKLYECSECGKGFSYNSDLIIHQKIHTGERHHACTECGKAFTQKSTLKMHQKIHTGERSYICIECGQAFIQKTHLAAHRRIHTGEKPYECTNCGRSFISKSQLQVHQRTHTRVRPHLSAEYGEIFSCSSNLIAHKKPQVREKSSVCTECGKAFTYKSELIIHQRIHTGEKPYQCSDCGKAFTQKSALTVHQRIHTGEKSYVCMECGLAFIQKAHLVAHQIIHTGEKPYKCGHCGKLFTSRSQLHVHKRIHTGEKPYVCSKCGKAFTNRSNLITHQKTHTGEKAYICSKCGKAFTQRSDLMIHQRIHTGEKPYGCSTCGKAFTQKSHLNIHQKIHTGERQYECHECGKAFNQKSILIVHQKIHTGEKPYVCTECGRAFIRKSNFITHQRIHTGEKPYECNDCGKSFTSKSQLLVHQPIHTGEKPYVCAECGKAFSGRSNLSKHQKTHTGEKPYVCSECGKTFRQKSELITHHRIHTGEKPYECSDCGKSFTKKSQLQVHQRIHTGEKPYVCSECGKAFTDRSNLNKHQTTHSGDKPYKCVVCGKGFVQKSVLSVHQSIHT, from the exons ATGTCAAGCAACTACACTTCTACACCTTTGGCACCAGGGGATCTTGGAAGTTCATGTGAG AGATCAGTGTCCTTCATGGATGTGTCTATAGATTTCAGCAGAGACGAGTGGCAGCACCTTGACCCTGATCAAAGAAGCCTCTACCGGGATGTGATGCAGGAGACCTACAGTCACCTGCGCTCAGTAG AAGAATTGCAGCAAGTTGGTGGCCAGAAAGGGACCTGTCAGCAAATAGAAAATAAGTCGGCAAGTGATGTTATCTTCATCAAGAAGACACTGGATACAAAGAGTCGTTGTGGATCTAAggtcattagaaaaataattcatGTGAACCCATACATTGTTCTGCCCCCCAAAAGACCCCATCAGTGTGACTCACTTGGGAATGATCTGAAGCATAATTTAGAATTACAGAGTCATAATGAAAATAACAGgccagagaaaattaaaaagattactgaatatgataaaaattcatCTTCTACCAATGCTGAGCATACTGTAACAGGAAAGAAATTATGGGACCAAAATCAATGTGGAAAAGCCCTCAATTATGAACAAGTACCTTATCAATATCAGAAAATTTATATTGGAGAGAATTCATATGAATGTGCTGAATTTGGAAAGCTCTCCACCCAGAAGTCACAGTTCAAAGTACATATGAAATCTCATACAGGAGAAAAACTTTATGTATGTGTTGAATGTGGGAAGGCATTTTCACAAAAGCCAGAATTCATTACACATCAGAAAACCcatactagagagaaaccctataaatgcaATGACTGTGGAAAGTCCTTTTTCCAAGTCTCTTCTCTCTTCAGACATAAGAGGtttcacactggagaaaagctCTATGAATGCAGTGAGTGTGGGAAAGGCTTCTCCTACAACTCAGACCTCATTATCCATCAGAAAATCCACACAGGAGAGAGACATCATGCATGCACTGAGTGTGGCAAAGCCTTCACACAGAAGTCCACACTCAAGATGCACCAGAAGATCCATACAGGAGAGAGATCCTACATATGTATCGAGTGTGGACAGGCTTTCATCCAGAAGACACACTTGGCTGCACACCGCAGAATTCACACCGGAGAAAAGCCATATGAGTGCACTAACTGTGGGAGGTCCTTCATTTCCAAGTCACAGCTCCAGGTCCACCAGCGAACTCACACAAGAGTGAGGCCCCATCTGTCTGCTGAGTATGGGGAAATCTTCAGCTGTAGTTCCAACCTCATTGCACATAAAAAACCTCAAGTGAGAGAGAAATCTTCCGTCTGCACAGAATGTGGGAAGGCCTTTACCTACAAGTCAGAATTAATCATTCACCagagaattcacactggagagaaaccttatcagTGTAGTGACTGTGGAAAAGCCTTCACCCAGAAGTCAGCTCTCACAGTGCACCAAAGAATCCATACAGGAGAAaaatcatatgtgtgcatggaaTGTGGGCTGGCTTTCATCCAAAAGGCACACTTGGTTGCACACCAGATAatccatactggagaaaaaccttatAAATGTGGTCACTGTGGAAAACTCTTTACGTCCAGGTCCCAACTCCATGTACACAAACGAATTCACACAGGAGAAAAACCTTACGTGTGCAGTAAATGTGGGAAGGCATTCACTAACAGGTCAAATCTCATCACACATCAGAAAACACATACAGGAGAAAAAGCCTATATATGTTCAAAGTGTGGAAAGGCCTTCACTCAGAGGTCAGACCTAATGATACAccagagaattcatactggagagaaaccatatggcTGCAGTACCTGTGGGAAAGCCTTTACCCAGAAATCACACCTCAATATACACCagaaaattcatactggagagagacAGTATGAATGCCACGaatgtggaaaagccttcaaTCAGAAATCAATACTGATTGTGCATCAGAAAATTCATACAGGGGAGAAACCCTACGTGTGTACTGAATGTGGGCGAGCTTTCATCCGAAAGTCAAACTTCATCACTCATCAAAGAATTCATAccggagagaaaccttatgaatgcaATGACTGCGGGAAGTCCTTTACTTCTAAATCTCAGCTCCTGGTGCACCAGCCAATCCACACAGGTGAGAAACCTTATGTGTGTGccgagtgtgggaaagcctttagTGGCAGGTCAAATCTCAGTAAGCACCAAAAAACTCACACAGGGGAGAAACCCTACGTCTGTTCGGAATGTGGGAAGACCTTCAGACAGAAGTCAGAGTTGATTACACATCatagaattcatactggagagaagccttatgAGTGTAGTGACTGTGGGAAATCATTCACTAAGAAATCACAGCTTCAAGTACATCAGCgaattcatacaggagagaagcCTTACGTGTGTTCTGAATGTGGGAAGGCCTTCACTGATAGGTCCAACTTAAATAAACACCAAACAACACACAGTGGAGATAAACCTTATAAGTGTGTAGTCTGTGGAAAAGGCTTTGTTCAGAAGTCGGTGCTCAGTGTGCATCAGAGTATTCACACTTAA
- the LOC142857446 gene encoding uncharacterized protein LOC142857446 isoform X4 has protein sequence MSSNYTSTPLAPGDLGSSCERSVSFMDVSIDFSRDEWQHLDPDQRSLYRDVMQETYSHLRSVGYQVPKTEVFMLEQGKETWALQNESPCQPYHTVTGKKLWDQNQCGKALNYEQVPYQYQKIYIGENSYECAEFGKLSTQKSQFKVHMKSHTGEKLYVCVECGKAFSQKPEFITHQKTHTREKPYKCNDCGKSFFQVSSLFRHKRFHTGEKLYECSECGKGFSYNSDLIIHQKIHTGERHHACTECGKAFTQKSTLKMHQKIHTGERSYICIECGQAFIQKTHLAAHRRIHTGEKPYECTNCGRSFISKSQLQVHQRTHTRVRPHLSAEYGEIFSCSSNLIAHKKPQVREKSSVCTECGKAFTYKSELIIHQRIHTGEKPYQCSDCGKAFTQKSALTVHQRIHTGEKSYVCMECGLAFIQKAHLVAHQIIHTGEKPYKCGHCGKLFTSRSQLHVHKRIHTGEKPYVCSKCGKAFTNRSNLITHQKTHTGEKAYICSKCGKAFTQRSDLMIHQRIHTGEKPYGCSTCGKAFTQKSHLNIHQKIHTGERQYECHECGKAFNQKSILIVHQKIHTGEKPYVCTECGRAFIRKSNFITHQRIHTGEKPYECNDCGKSFTSKSQLLVHQPIHTGEKPYVCAECGKAFSGRSNLSKHQKTHTGEKPYVCSECGKTFRQKSELITHHRIHTGEKPYECSDCGKSFTKKSQLQVHQRIHTGEKPYVCSECGKAFTDRSNLNKHQTTHSGDKPYKCVVCGKGFVQKSVLSVHQSIHT, from the exons ATGTCAAGCAACTACACTTCTACACCTTTGGCACCAGGGGATCTTGGAAGTTCATGTGAG AGATCAGTGTCCTTCATGGATGTGTCTATAGATTTCAGCAGAGACGAGTGGCAGCACCTTGACCCTGATCAAAGAAGCCTCTACCGGGATGTGATGCAGGAGACCTACAGTCACCTGCGCTCAGTAG GATATCAGGTTCCCAAGACAGAGGTTTTCATGCTGGAGCAAGGAAAGGAGACATGGGCATTGCAAAATGAGAGCCCATGTCAGCCCTAT CATACTGTAACAGGAAAGAAATTATGGGACCAAAATCAATGTGGAAAAGCCCTCAATTATGAACAAGTACCTTATCAATATCAGAAAATTTATATTGGAGAGAATTCATATGAATGTGCTGAATTTGGAAAGCTCTCCACCCAGAAGTCACAGTTCAAAGTACATATGAAATCTCATACAGGAGAAAAACTTTATGTATGTGTTGAATGTGGGAAGGCATTTTCACAAAAGCCAGAATTCATTACACATCAGAAAACCcatactagagagaaaccctataaatgcaATGACTGTGGAAAGTCCTTTTTCCAAGTCTCTTCTCTCTTCAGACATAAGAGGtttcacactggagaaaagctCTATGAATGCAGTGAGTGTGGGAAAGGCTTCTCCTACAACTCAGACCTCATTATCCATCAGAAAATCCACACAGGAGAGAGACATCATGCATGCACTGAGTGTGGCAAAGCCTTCACACAGAAGTCCACACTCAAGATGCACCAGAAGATCCATACAGGAGAGAGATCCTACATATGTATCGAGTGTGGACAGGCTTTCATCCAGAAGACACACTTGGCTGCACACCGCAGAATTCACACCGGAGAAAAGCCATATGAGTGCACTAACTGTGGGAGGTCCTTCATTTCCAAGTCACAGCTCCAGGTCCACCAGCGAACTCACACAAGAGTGAGGCCCCATCTGTCTGCTGAGTATGGGGAAATCTTCAGCTGTAGTTCCAACCTCATTGCACATAAAAAACCTCAAGTGAGAGAGAAATCTTCCGTCTGCACAGAATGTGGGAAGGCCTTTACCTACAAGTCAGAATTAATCATTCACCagagaattcacactggagagaaaccttatcagTGTAGTGACTGTGGAAAAGCCTTCACCCAGAAGTCAGCTCTCACAGTGCACCAAAGAATCCATACAGGAGAAaaatcatatgtgtgcatggaaTGTGGGCTGGCTTTCATCCAAAAGGCACACTTGGTTGCACACCAGATAatccatactggagaaaaaccttatAAATGTGGTCACTGTGGAAAACTCTTTACGTCCAGGTCCCAACTCCATGTACACAAACGAATTCACACAGGAGAAAAACCTTACGTGTGCAGTAAATGTGGGAAGGCATTCACTAACAGGTCAAATCTCATCACACATCAGAAAACACATACAGGAGAAAAAGCCTATATATGTTCAAAGTGTGGAAAGGCCTTCACTCAGAGGTCAGACCTAATGATACAccagagaattcatactggagagaaaccatatggcTGCAGTACCTGTGGGAAAGCCTTTACCCAGAAATCACACCTCAATATACACCagaaaattcatactggagagagacAGTATGAATGCCACGaatgtggaaaagccttcaaTCAGAAATCAATACTGATTGTGCATCAGAAAATTCATACAGGGGAGAAACCCTACGTGTGTACTGAATGTGGGCGAGCTTTCATCCGAAAGTCAAACTTCATCACTCATCAAAGAATTCATAccggagagaaaccttatgaatgcaATGACTGCGGGAAGTCCTTTACTTCTAAATCTCAGCTCCTGGTGCACCAGCCAATCCACACAGGTGAGAAACCTTATGTGTGTGccgagtgtgggaaagcctttagTGGCAGGTCAAATCTCAGTAAGCACCAAAAAACTCACACAGGGGAGAAACCCTACGTCTGTTCGGAATGTGGGAAGACCTTCAGACAGAAGTCAGAGTTGATTACACATCatagaattcatactggagagaagccttatgAGTGTAGTGACTGTGGGAAATCATTCACTAAGAAATCACAGCTTCAAGTACATCAGCgaattcatacaggagagaagcCTTACGTGTGTTCTGAATGTGGGAAGGCCTTCACTGATAGGTCCAACTTAAATAAACACCAAACAACACACAGTGGAGATAAACCTTATAAGTGTGTAGTCTGTGGAAAAGGCTTTGTTCAGAAGTCGGTGCTCAGTGTGCATCAGAGTATTCACACTTAA
- the LOC142857446 gene encoding uncharacterized protein LOC142857446 isoform X1 yields the protein MRTNNSPGGHFFFGKPEVAVVPEGGFWPALPLLSISVVNSANNKKTSGMIPRSVSFMDVSIDFSRDEWQHLDPDQRSLYRDVMQETYSHLRSVEELQQVGGQKGTCQQIENKSASDVIFIKKTLDTKSRCGSKVIRKIIHVNPYIVLPPKRPHQCDSLGNDLKHNLELQSHNENNRPEKIKKITEYDKNSSSTNAEHTVTGKKLWDQNQCGKALNYEQVPYQYQKIYIGENSYECAEFGKLSTQKSQFKVHMKSHTGEKLYVCVECGKAFSQKPEFITHQKTHTREKPYKCNDCGKSFFQVSSLFRHKRFHTGEKLYECSECGKGFSYNSDLIIHQKIHTGERHHACTECGKAFTQKSTLKMHQKIHTGERSYICIECGQAFIQKTHLAAHRRIHTGEKPYECTNCGRSFISKSQLQVHQRTHTRVRPHLSAEYGEIFSCSSNLIAHKKPQVREKSSVCTECGKAFTYKSELIIHQRIHTGEKPYQCSDCGKAFTQKSALTVHQRIHTGEKSYVCMECGLAFIQKAHLVAHQIIHTGEKPYKCGHCGKLFTSRSQLHVHKRIHTGEKPYVCSKCGKAFTNRSNLITHQKTHTGEKAYICSKCGKAFTQRSDLMIHQRIHTGEKPYGCSTCGKAFTQKSHLNIHQKIHTGERQYECHECGKAFNQKSILIVHQKIHTGEKPYVCTECGRAFIRKSNFITHQRIHTGEKPYECNDCGKSFTSKSQLLVHQPIHTGEKPYVCAECGKAFSGRSNLSKHQKTHTGEKPYVCSECGKTFRQKSELITHHRIHTGEKPYECSDCGKSFTKKSQLQVHQRIHTGEKPYVCSECGKAFTDRSNLNKHQTTHSGDKPYKCVVCGKGFVQKSVLSVHQSIHT from the exons AGATCAGTGTCCTTCATGGATGTGTCTATAGATTTCAGCAGAGACGAGTGGCAGCACCTTGACCCTGATCAAAGAAGCCTCTACCGGGATGTGATGCAGGAGACCTACAGTCACCTGCGCTCAGTAG AAGAATTGCAGCAAGTTGGTGGCCAGAAAGGGACCTGTCAGCAAATAGAAAATAAGTCGGCAAGTGATGTTATCTTCATCAAGAAGACACTGGATACAAAGAGTCGTTGTGGATCTAAggtcattagaaaaataattcatGTGAACCCATACATTGTTCTGCCCCCCAAAAGACCCCATCAGTGTGACTCACTTGGGAATGATCTGAAGCATAATTTAGAATTACAGAGTCATAATGAAAATAACAGgccagagaaaattaaaaagattactgaatatgataaaaattcatCTTCTACCAATGCTGAGCATACTGTAACAGGAAAGAAATTATGGGACCAAAATCAATGTGGAAAAGCCCTCAATTATGAACAAGTACCTTATCAATATCAGAAAATTTATATTGGAGAGAATTCATATGAATGTGCTGAATTTGGAAAGCTCTCCACCCAGAAGTCACAGTTCAAAGTACATATGAAATCTCATACAGGAGAAAAACTTTATGTATGTGTTGAATGTGGGAAGGCATTTTCACAAAAGCCAGAATTCATTACACATCAGAAAACCcatactagagagaaaccctataaatgcaATGACTGTGGAAAGTCCTTTTTCCAAGTCTCTTCTCTCTTCAGACATAAGAGGtttcacactggagaaaagctCTATGAATGCAGTGAGTGTGGGAAAGGCTTCTCCTACAACTCAGACCTCATTATCCATCAGAAAATCCACACAGGAGAGAGACATCATGCATGCACTGAGTGTGGCAAAGCCTTCACACAGAAGTCCACACTCAAGATGCACCAGAAGATCCATACAGGAGAGAGATCCTACATATGTATCGAGTGTGGACAGGCTTTCATCCAGAAGACACACTTGGCTGCACACCGCAGAATTCACACCGGAGAAAAGCCATATGAGTGCACTAACTGTGGGAGGTCCTTCATTTCCAAGTCACAGCTCCAGGTCCACCAGCGAACTCACACAAGAGTGAGGCCCCATCTGTCTGCTGAGTATGGGGAAATCTTCAGCTGTAGTTCCAACCTCATTGCACATAAAAAACCTCAAGTGAGAGAGAAATCTTCCGTCTGCACAGAATGTGGGAAGGCCTTTACCTACAAGTCAGAATTAATCATTCACCagagaattcacactggagagaaaccttatcagTGTAGTGACTGTGGAAAAGCCTTCACCCAGAAGTCAGCTCTCACAGTGCACCAAAGAATCCATACAGGAGAAaaatcatatgtgtgcatggaaTGTGGGCTGGCTTTCATCCAAAAGGCACACTTGGTTGCACACCAGATAatccatactggagaaaaaccttatAAATGTGGTCACTGTGGAAAACTCTTTACGTCCAGGTCCCAACTCCATGTACACAAACGAATTCACACAGGAGAAAAACCTTACGTGTGCAGTAAATGTGGGAAGGCATTCACTAACAGGTCAAATCTCATCACACATCAGAAAACACATACAGGAGAAAAAGCCTATATATGTTCAAAGTGTGGAAAGGCCTTCACTCAGAGGTCAGACCTAATGATACAccagagaattcatactggagagaaaccatatggcTGCAGTACCTGTGGGAAAGCCTTTACCCAGAAATCACACCTCAATATACACCagaaaattcatactggagagagacAGTATGAATGCCACGaatgtggaaaagccttcaaTCAGAAATCAATACTGATTGTGCATCAGAAAATTCATACAGGGGAGAAACCCTACGTGTGTACTGAATGTGGGCGAGCTTTCATCCGAAAGTCAAACTTCATCACTCATCAAAGAATTCATAccggagagaaaccttatgaatgcaATGACTGCGGGAAGTCCTTTACTTCTAAATCTCAGCTCCTGGTGCACCAGCCAATCCACACAGGTGAGAAACCTTATGTGTGTGccgagtgtgggaaagcctttagTGGCAGGTCAAATCTCAGTAAGCACCAAAAAACTCACACAGGGGAGAAACCCTACGTCTGTTCGGAATGTGGGAAGACCTTCAGACAGAAGTCAGAGTTGATTACACATCatagaattcatactggagagaagccttatgAGTGTAGTGACTGTGGGAAATCATTCACTAAGAAATCACAGCTTCAAGTACATCAGCgaattcatacaggagagaagcCTTACGTGTGTTCTGAATGTGGGAAGGCCTTCACTGATAGGTCCAACTTAAATAAACACCAAACAACACACAGTGGAGATAAACCTTATAAGTGTGTAGTCTGTGGAAAAGGCTTTGTTCAGAAGTCGGTGCTCAGTGTGCATCAGAGTATTCACACTTAA
- the LOC142857446 gene encoding uncharacterized protein LOC142857446 isoform X3: protein MDVSIDFSRDEWQHLDPDQRSLYRDVMQETYSHLRSVEELQQVGGQKGTCQQIENKSASDVIFIKKTLDTKSRCGSKVIRKIIHVNPYIVLPPKRPHQCDSLGNDLKHNLELQSHNENNRPEKIKKITEYDKNSSSTNAEHTVTGKKLWDQNQCGKALNYEQVPYQYQKIYIGENSYECAEFGKLSTQKSQFKVHMKSHTGEKLYVCVECGKAFSQKPEFITHQKTHTREKPYKCNDCGKSFFQVSSLFRHKRFHTGEKLYECSECGKGFSYNSDLIIHQKIHTGERHHACTECGKAFTQKSTLKMHQKIHTGERSYICIECGQAFIQKTHLAAHRRIHTGEKPYECTNCGRSFISKSQLQVHQRTHTRVRPHLSAEYGEIFSCSSNLIAHKKPQVREKSSVCTECGKAFTYKSELIIHQRIHTGEKPYQCSDCGKAFTQKSALTVHQRIHTGEKSYVCMECGLAFIQKAHLVAHQIIHTGEKPYKCGHCGKLFTSRSQLHVHKRIHTGEKPYVCSKCGKAFTNRSNLITHQKTHTGEKAYICSKCGKAFTQRSDLMIHQRIHTGEKPYGCSTCGKAFTQKSHLNIHQKIHTGERQYECHECGKAFNQKSILIVHQKIHTGEKPYVCTECGRAFIRKSNFITHQRIHTGEKPYECNDCGKSFTSKSQLLVHQPIHTGEKPYVCAECGKAFSGRSNLSKHQKTHTGEKPYVCSECGKTFRQKSELITHHRIHTGEKPYECSDCGKSFTKKSQLQVHQRIHTGEKPYVCSECGKAFTDRSNLNKHQTTHSGDKPYKCVVCGKGFVQKSVLSVHQSIHT from the exons ATGGATGTGTCTATAGATTTCAGCAGAGACGAGTGGCAGCACCTTGACCCTGATCAAAGAAGCCTCTACCGGGATGTGATGCAGGAGACCTACAGTCACCTGCGCTCAGTAG AAGAATTGCAGCAAGTTGGTGGCCAGAAAGGGACCTGTCAGCAAATAGAAAATAAGTCGGCAAGTGATGTTATCTTCATCAAGAAGACACTGGATACAAAGAGTCGTTGTGGATCTAAggtcattagaaaaataattcatGTGAACCCATACATTGTTCTGCCCCCCAAAAGACCCCATCAGTGTGACTCACTTGGGAATGATCTGAAGCATAATTTAGAATTACAGAGTCATAATGAAAATAACAGgccagagaaaattaaaaagattactgaatatgataaaaattcatCTTCTACCAATGCTGAGCATACTGTAACAGGAAAGAAATTATGGGACCAAAATCAATGTGGAAAAGCCCTCAATTATGAACAAGTACCTTATCAATATCAGAAAATTTATATTGGAGAGAATTCATATGAATGTGCTGAATTTGGAAAGCTCTCCACCCAGAAGTCACAGTTCAAAGTACATATGAAATCTCATACAGGAGAAAAACTTTATGTATGTGTTGAATGTGGGAAGGCATTTTCACAAAAGCCAGAATTCATTACACATCAGAAAACCcatactagagagaaaccctataaatgcaATGACTGTGGAAAGTCCTTTTTCCAAGTCTCTTCTCTCTTCAGACATAAGAGGtttcacactggagaaaagctCTATGAATGCAGTGAGTGTGGGAAAGGCTTCTCCTACAACTCAGACCTCATTATCCATCAGAAAATCCACACAGGAGAGAGACATCATGCATGCACTGAGTGTGGCAAAGCCTTCACACAGAAGTCCACACTCAAGATGCACCAGAAGATCCATACAGGAGAGAGATCCTACATATGTATCGAGTGTGGACAGGCTTTCATCCAGAAGACACACTTGGCTGCACACCGCAGAATTCACACCGGAGAAAAGCCATATGAGTGCACTAACTGTGGGAGGTCCTTCATTTCCAAGTCACAGCTCCAGGTCCACCAGCGAACTCACACAAGAGTGAGGCCCCATCTGTCTGCTGAGTATGGGGAAATCTTCAGCTGTAGTTCCAACCTCATTGCACATAAAAAACCTCAAGTGAGAGAGAAATCTTCCGTCTGCACAGAATGTGGGAAGGCCTTTACCTACAAGTCAGAATTAATCATTCACCagagaattcacactggagagaaaccttatcagTGTAGTGACTGTGGAAAAGCCTTCACCCAGAAGTCAGCTCTCACAGTGCACCAAAGAATCCATACAGGAGAAaaatcatatgtgtgcatggaaTGTGGGCTGGCTTTCATCCAAAAGGCACACTTGGTTGCACACCAGATAatccatactggagaaaaaccttatAAATGTGGTCACTGTGGAAAACTCTTTACGTCCAGGTCCCAACTCCATGTACACAAACGAATTCACACAGGAGAAAAACCTTACGTGTGCAGTAAATGTGGGAAGGCATTCACTAACAGGTCAAATCTCATCACACATCAGAAAACACATACAGGAGAAAAAGCCTATATATGTTCAAAGTGTGGAAAGGCCTTCACTCAGAGGTCAGACCTAATGATACAccagagaattcatactggagagaaaccatatggcTGCAGTACCTGTGGGAAAGCCTTTACCCAGAAATCACACCTCAATATACACCagaaaattcatactggagagagacAGTATGAATGCCACGaatgtggaaaagccttcaaTCAGAAATCAATACTGATTGTGCATCAGAAAATTCATACAGGGGAGAAACCCTACGTGTGTACTGAATGTGGGCGAGCTTTCATCCGAAAGTCAAACTTCATCACTCATCAAAGAATTCATAccggagagaaaccttatgaatgcaATGACTGCGGGAAGTCCTTTACTTCTAAATCTCAGCTCCTGGTGCACCAGCCAATCCACACAGGTGAGAAACCTTATGTGTGTGccgagtgtgggaaagcctttagTGGCAGGTCAAATCTCAGTAAGCACCAAAAAACTCACACAGGGGAGAAACCCTACGTCTGTTCGGAATGTGGGAAGACCTTCAGACAGAAGTCAGAGTTGATTACACATCatagaattcatactggagagaagccttatgAGTGTAGTGACTGTGGGAAATCATTCACTAAGAAATCACAGCTTCAAGTACATCAGCgaattcatacaggagagaagcCTTACGTGTGTTCTGAATGTGGGAAGGCCTTCACTGATAGGTCCAACTTAAATAAACACCAAACAACACACAGTGGAGATAAACCTTATAAGTGTGTAGTCTGTGGAAAAGGCTTTGTTCAGAAGTCGGTGCTCAGTGTGCATCAGAGTATTCACACTTAA